The following DNA comes from Cryobacterium psychrophilum.
CCAGATGCGGAACAACGATGTGTTGCCGCGGATCGACATTCGGCCGGACACCTTTGCCATATCCATCGACGGCGATCACGTCGTGCCCGCTCCCGCGGACCGCCTGCCCCTCGCTCAGCTGTACATGATGTTCTGATCGTGACCGTCGTATCCCCTCCAAATGTGCCGTCGAGTTCTCCGGTGCTATCAGCGACGACGATCGCGATGATGCTCGCGGATGCGCGCTTACCGGTCGGTGGGCATGTGCACTCGGCCGGGCTCGAGCCAGCACTGGCCTCGGGGATGGACCCCTCGCTGGTGCCCGCCTACATTTTGGGCCGGGCACGGAGCGTCACCCTCGTGGAGGCGGGCACCGCAGTCGTTGCCCGGCACGTATCTCTAGGTGGTGAAACGGATGATCTCGCTCACGTCGACCGGGCGTGGGCGGCGCGCACACCCAGTGCAGCCGTGCGAGACGTCTCGCGGTCACTCGCACGCGGCTACCTCCGGCTTGCCTTGCGATTGTGGCCGGCAAATGCGGCGATCGAAGCCTGTGCGGGTGCAGATGTGCCGTTTTCCCGCCCGGTGGTTGTCGGCGTGATTGCCGCTGCCGCCCACCTCGACGCACCCGCCCTCGTCAGACTCGTCGCCTACGACGACGCACAGACCGTTGCGGCCGCAATGCTCAAGCTAGAGCCGCTCGACCCCATCGTGCCGCCTGGCTGGGTTCTTGATGCCTGCGCTGCTGTGGAAGAATTCGTAGACACGATCTCCGCACTCACCATTCCCGACGCCATCCCGGCACTGGGCGCTCCCGAATCCGAGGGCTGGGTTGAGGCCCACTCTCGATCAACGAAAAGGTTATTCCGTGCCTAAAGACACCTCGAACCGAGCACTCAGAGTTGGAGTGGCCGGCCCCGTTGGAACCGGGAAGAGCTCCTTGATTGCAATAGTCTGCCGTGCGCTCGCGCCCGAACTGCGCCTCGGCGTGATCACTAATGACATTTACACCGATGAGGATGCCCGCTTTCTGCGCTCCGCGGGTGTGCTCGAGCCCGAGCGCATTCGAGCGGTCGAGACGGGTGCGTGCCCCCACACGGCCATTCGGGACGACAT
Coding sequences within:
- a CDS encoding urease accessory protein UreF, encoding MLSATTIAMMLADARLPVGGHVHSAGLEPALASGMDPSLVPAYILGRARSVTLVEAGTAVVARHVSLGGETDDLAHVDRAWAARTPSAAVRDVSRSLARGYLRLALRLWPANAAIEACAGADVPFSRPVVVGVIAAAAHLDAPALVRLVAYDDAQTVAAAMLKLEPLDPIVPPGWVLDACAAVEEFVDTISALTIPDAIPALGAPESEGWVEAHSRSTKRLFRA